One Devosia lacusdianchii genomic window carries:
- a CDS encoding MerR family transcriptional regulator has protein sequence MQPSIQFLKPVDAARQLGVSTKALRLYEQRGLVTPGRTSAGWRTYGPDDMARGREIVALRALGLSLGDIGRVLAGEVWQLEPVLAAHQLALEGRIEGAAEAIQRIAALRTDLAAGRRPSVDDLTLALGAGSPPGVAFDLPWPWGGERFELDRVRRLTFIVGPLGSGKTRLAMRLAEVLPNAVFLGLDRLDDDGAAALARIDAEPVLRAQIDRALAWLIEDGAVHSNALLALLAGLYAPGASVVVVDMVEQGLDHATQEAMIAYLRRGDDGIPPLFLMTRSSAMLDLGAVGPGEAILFCPANHSPPTLVAPYPGAAGYEALASCLASPEVRARTAGVVVVRPEVA, from the coding sequence GTGCAGCCTTCCATTCAATTCCTCAAGCCAGTCGATGCAGCGCGCCAGCTTGGCGTTTCCACCAAGGCGCTGCGCCTCTACGAGCAGCGCGGCCTGGTGACGCCGGGCCGCACCAGTGCCGGTTGGCGGACCTATGGTCCTGACGACATGGCGCGCGGCCGCGAAATCGTGGCCCTGCGCGCGCTCGGTCTCAGCTTGGGTGACATCGGGCGCGTGCTTGCGGGGGAGGTATGGCAGTTGGAGCCGGTGCTGGCGGCGCACCAGTTGGCGCTGGAGGGTCGGATAGAGGGCGCGGCTGAGGCCATCCAGCGGATTGCTGCTTTGCGAACCGACTTAGCTGCGGGGCGGCGGCCCAGCGTCGATGACTTGACGCTGGCGCTGGGTGCCGGCTCACCGCCCGGCGTCGCCTTCGATCTGCCCTGGCCCTGGGGTGGTGAGCGGTTCGAACTGGATCGAGTCCGGCGATTGACCTTCATCGTCGGGCCGTTGGGGAGCGGCAAGACCCGGTTGGCAATGCGGCTGGCGGAAGTGTTGCCAAATGCTGTCTTCCTTGGTCTCGACCGGCTCGACGACGACGGTGCCGCCGCGCTGGCGCGGATTGACGCCGAGCCGGTGCTGCGAGCGCAAATCGATCGCGCCCTGGCCTGGCTTATCGAAGACGGGGCGGTGCATTCAAACGCGCTTCTGGCCCTGCTGGCCGGGCTCTACGCACCCGGTGCGTCGGTGGTGGTCGTCGATATGGTGGAGCAGGGGCTCGACCATGCGACGCAAGAGGCGATGATCGCTTATCTGCGACGCGGCGACGATGGTATCCCGCCACTGTTCCTCATGACCCGCTCGTCGGCCATGCTTGACCTGGGCGCGGTCGGCCCGGGCGAGGCAATCCTGTTCTGCCCCGCCAATCACAGCCCGCCGACACTGGTTGCGCCCTATCCGGGAGCTGCGGGCTATGAGGCGCTCGCCTCCTGCCTCGCCTCACCCGAGGTGCGGGCGCGCACTGCCGGTGTCGTCGTCGTGCGGCCGGAGGTCGCGTGA
- the gap gene encoding type I glyceraldehyde-3-phosphate dehydrogenase, which produces MAVRVAINGFGRIGRNVLRAIIESGRTDIEVVAINDLGPVETNAHLFRFDSVHGRFNGTVTVDGDTIDVGRGPIKVTAVRDPAELPHAAMKVDIALECTGIFTSKEKASAHLKAGAKKVIISAPGDGADKTIVYGINHQSLTKDDLVISNASCTTNCLAPLAYVLHKEFGIEKGMMTTIHSYTGDQPTLDTMHKDLYRGRAAALSQIPTSTGAAKAIGLVLPELKGKLDGVSIRVPTPNVSCVDFKFISKRNVTADEINAAVKKYADGELKGILGYTTQPNVSIDFNHDSHSSTMAFDQTKVMDGNFVSVLSWYDNEWGFSNRMADTAVALGKTL; this is translated from the coding sequence ATGGCAGTCCGCGTCGCCATCAACGGTTTTGGCCGCATCGGCCGCAACGTCCTGCGCGCCATCATCGAATCCGGCCGCACCGATATCGAAGTCGTGGCCATCAACGATCTCGGCCCGGTCGAGACCAATGCCCATCTGTTCCGCTTTGACAGCGTACATGGCCGTTTCAACGGCACCGTGACCGTCGATGGCGACACCATCGACGTGGGCCGCGGCCCGATCAAGGTGACCGCCGTCCGCGATCCGGCCGAGCTGCCGCATGCTGCCATGAAGGTCGATATCGCCCTTGAATGCACCGGCATCTTCACTTCCAAGGAAAAGGCCAGCGCTCACCTCAAGGCCGGCGCCAAGAAGGTGATCATCTCGGCTCCGGGCGACGGCGCCGACAAGACCATCGTTTATGGCATCAACCACCAGAGCCTGACCAAGGACGACCTGGTGATCTCAAACGCCTCGTGCACCACCAATTGCCTGGCTCCGCTGGCCTATGTGCTGCACAAGGAATTCGGCATCGAAAAGGGAATGATGACCACCATCCATTCCTATACCGGTGACCAGCCGACCCTCGACACCATGCACAAGGACCTCTATCGCGGTCGCGCCGCTGCCTTGTCGCAGATCCCGACCTCGACCGGCGCTGCCAAGGCCATCGGCCTGGTGCTGCCCGAGCTCAAGGGCAAGCTCGACGGCGTCTCGATCCGCGTGCCGACCCCGAACGTCTCCTGCGTCGACTTCAAGTTCATTTCCAAGCGCAACGTGACCGCCGACGAGATCAACGCCGCCGTCAAGAAGTATGCCGATGGTGAGCTCAAGGGCATTCTGGGCTATACCACCCAGCCCAACGTCTCGATCGACTTCAACCATGACAGCCACTCCTCGACCATGGCCTTCGACCAGACCAAGGTGATGGACGGCAATTTCGTGTCGGTCCTCTCCTGGTACGACAACGAATGGGGCTTCTCCAACCGCATGGCCGACACCGCCGTGGCGCTGGGCAAGACGCTCTAA
- the tkt gene encoding transketolase — MTNSAQQNDLANAIRSLSMDAVEKANSGHPGLPMGCADIATVLFTKVMKFDPADSKWPDRDRFILSAGHGSMLLYSSLYLLGYEDMTIDQVKNFRQLGSKTAGHPEYHFAQGIETTTGPLGQGLANSVGFAVAEAKLAAEFGSDIVDHHTWVLAGDGCLMEGISQEAIALAGHLKLNKLTVIWDNNSITIDGAVSNSDSTDQIARFKAVQWNTIEIDGHDQDAIEKALLEAKKSDKPTLIAAKTTIGFGAPKKAGTEKVHGAPLGAEELAGAKAALGITYPAFEIPAEILNTWRAAGTRSQNIRGEWQSRLAASPHKAEFERRTKGDLPAEFKSAMDAYKKKLVEDKPKVATRKSSQMALDVINAVLPETLGGSADLTHSNLTNTKEMVPFQADNRLGRYMMYGIREHEMAAAMNGVALHGGLIPYGGTFMVFTDYARPAIRLAALMEQRAIYVMTHDSIGLGEDGPTHQPVEHLTALRAIPNLLVFRPADAVEAAECWQLALESTTAPSILALSRQNLPALRTEYQAENLCAKGAYVIAGDKNADVVIFATGSEVAIAVEGQKQLAEKGIAAKVVSVPSMELLAKQSDAYKAELYGNAKVRVAIEAGIEMSWSKLLGEKGRFVGMHSFGASGPIDALYEHFGLTAKAVVEAVTAQL; from the coding sequence ATGACGAACTCCGCCCAGCAGAACGATTTGGCCAATGCAATCCGCTCGCTGTCCATGGACGCGGTGGAGAAAGCCAATTCCGGCCATCCGGGCCTGCCGATGGGCTGCGCCGATATCGCCACGGTGCTCTTCACCAAGGTGATGAAGTTCGATCCCGCCGACAGCAAATGGCCTGATCGCGACCGCTTCATCCTCTCGGCCGGCCACGGCTCGATGCTGCTTTATTCCTCGCTCTACCTGCTGGGTTACGAGGACATGACCATCGACCAGGTCAAGAACTTCCGCCAGCTCGGCAGCAAGACCGCCGGCCACCCCGAATATCACTTCGCCCAGGGCATCGAGACCACCACCGGCCCGCTCGGCCAGGGCCTCGCCAACTCGGTCGGCTTTGCCGTCGCCGAAGCCAAGCTGGCTGCCGAATTCGGCTCCGACATCGTCGACCACCACACCTGGGTCCTTGCCGGCGACGGCTGCCTGATGGAAGGCATCTCCCAGGAAGCCATCGCGCTGGCCGGTCACCTCAAGCTCAACAAGCTGACCGTCATCTGGGACAATAACTCGATCACCATCGACGGCGCCGTCTCCAACTCCGACTCCACCGACCAGATCGCCCGCTTCAAGGCGGTGCAGTGGAACACCATCGAGATCGACGGCCACGACCAGGACGCCATCGAAAAGGCGCTGCTTGAAGCCAAGAAGAGCGACAAGCCCACCCTGATCGCCGCCAAGACCACCATCGGCTTCGGCGCACCAAAAAAGGCCGGCACCGAGAAGGTACATGGCGCCCCGCTCGGCGCCGAGGAACTGGCCGGCGCCAAGGCCGCGCTTGGCATCACCTACCCCGCCTTTGAAATTCCGGCCGAGATCCTCAATACCTGGCGCGCCGCCGGCACACGCAGCCAGAACATTCGTGGCGAATGGCAGTCCCGTCTTGCCGCCTCGCCCCACAAGGCCGAGTTCGAGCGCCGCACCAAGGGCGACCTGCCGGCCGAGTTCAAGTCGGCCATGGACGCCTACAAGAAGAAGCTGGTCGAGGATAAGCCCAAGGTGGCGACCCGCAAGTCGAGCCAGATGGCGCTCGACGTGATCAACGCCGTCCTACCCGAAACGCTGGGCGGCTCAGCCGACCTGACCCACTCGAACCTGACCAACACCAAGGAAATGGTGCCGTTCCAGGCTGACAACCGTCTGGGCCGCTACATGATGTACGGCATTCGCGAGCACGAAATGGCCGCAGCGATGAACGGCGTCGCCCTGCACGGTGGCCTCATTCCCTATGGCGGCACCTTCATGGTCTTTACCGACTATGCCCGCCCCGCCATCCGCCTCGCCGCGCTGATGGAACAGCGCGCCATCTATGTCATGACCCATGACTCGATCGGTCTCGGCGAAGACGGCCCCACCCACCAGCCGGTGGAACACCTGACAGCTCTCCGCGCCATCCCGAACCTGCTGGTCTTCCGCCCGGCGGATGCCGTCGAAGCCGCAGAATGCTGGCAGCTTGCGCTGGAATCGACCACTGCGCCATCGATCTTGGCCCTCAGCCGCCAGAACCTGCCGGCCTTGCGCACCGAGTACCAGGCCGAAAACCTCTGCGCCAAGGGCGCCTATGTCATCGCCGGCGACAAGAATGCTGACGTCGTGATCTTCGCGACGGGCTCGGAAGTGGCCATCGCCGTCGAGGGCCAGAAGCAGCTGGCCGAAAAGGGCATTGCCGCCAAGGTCGTATCGGTCCCCTCCATGGAATTGCTGGCCAAGCAGTCCGATGCCTACAAGGCCGAGCTCTACGGCAATGCCAAGGTCCGCGTCGCCATCGAAGCTGGCATCGAAATGAGCTGGAGCAAGCTGCTGGGCGAAAAAGGTCGCTTCGTCGGCATGCACTCCTTCGGCGCTTCCGGCCCCATCGACGCGCTCTATGAGCACTTTGGTCTTACGGCCAAAGCCGTTGTTGAAGCCGTCACCGCACAGTTGTAA
- a CDS encoding putative glycolipid-binding domain-containing protein produces the protein MSLDRSIRWRGLDPVTIEHCHVISTARDTRIRSTIITPNYGLFYRIKLDDAERVRTVKLERTDGAVLELFSDGAGNWSDDRAEPLPALRGCVDIDIWPTPLTNSLPIWRCQWTIGQPQRFSMAWIDGDEMTVRRDDQIYTQLDDTHFRYQAADASFERILELDADRLVVTYPGLFERTA, from the coding sequence ATGAGTCTGGACCGCTCCATTCGCTGGCGCGGGCTCGATCCCGTGACAATTGAGCATTGCCACGTCATCTCGACGGCGCGCGATACCCGCATCCGCTCGACCATCATCACCCCGAACTATGGCCTCTTCTACCGCATCAAACTCGATGACGCCGAACGCGTTCGCACCGTGAAGCTCGAACGCACCGACGGCGCCGTGCTCGAGCTTTTCTCGGACGGAGCGGGCAACTGGTCCGACGATCGCGCCGAGCCGCTCCCAGCTCTGCGCGGCTGCGTCGATATCGATATCTGGCCGACGCCGCTGACCAATTCCCTGCCGATCTGGCGCTGCCAATGGACTATCGGCCAACCGCAGCGTTTCTCCATGGCCTGGATCGACGGCGACGAGATGACGGTGCGGCGTGATGACCAGATCTATACCCAGCTCGACGACACTCACTTCCGCTACCAAGCCGCCGACGCCAGCTTCGAACGCATCCTCGAACTCGATGCCGACCGGCTCGTCGTCACCTATCCGGGGTTGTTCGAGCGCACCGCGTGA
- a CDS encoding DUF4164 family protein, whose product MSETELEDGLGAATARFDRALARLDNSVKNLSTRLRQHNRMEVDTQRLVYERARLATELDKTAARAKRLDDSAHDVSRRLVEAMETVRSVLAKAE is encoded by the coding sequence ATGAGTGAGACGGAACTTGAGGATGGGCTGGGTGCTGCCACTGCGCGGTTTGATCGCGCCCTGGCGCGGCTCGATAACAGCGTCAAGAATCTGAGCACGCGGCTGCGCCAGCATAATCGCATGGAAGTCGACACACAGCGGCTGGTGTACGAGCGCGCCAGGCTTGCGACCGAGCTCGACAAGACCGCGGCGCGCGCCAAGCGTCTCGATGACAGCGCCCATGACGTATCGCGTCGCCTGGTCGAGGCGATGGAGACAGTCCGCTCGGTTCTGGCGAAGGCGGAGTAG
- a CDS encoding class I fructose-bisphosphate aldolase — MTKSLNAIAQKLMEPGKGILAADESEGTIAKRFAKINLPNSLDLRRDYREMLFRSTSAMTNYISGVILTEETLEQSAADGTAFRAILADTDVIPGIKVDRGAFPMPGDNGEKITEGLDGLRQRLVRYAQLGAGFAKWRAVITINDVAPTRNNIRANAHALARYAILCQEAGIVPVVEPEVVGDGDPGNHSLERCASVTGDVLENVFKELRLAGVDLGGMLLKPNMVLPGINSRERPSVEDVAKRTVAVLREHVPAAVPGIAFLSGGQTDEEATAHLSAMNQISGKPWPMTFSYGRALQNVALRTWAGRRENFPQAQAAFTHRAHMNSLAALGTWTGELDRAA, encoded by the coding sequence GTGACCAAGTCGCTGAACGCCATCGCCCAGAAACTCATGGAGCCCGGCAAGGGCATTCTCGCGGCCGACGAGTCCGAAGGCACCATTGCCAAGCGGTTCGCCAAGATCAACCTGCCCAATTCGCTCGATCTGCGCCGCGATTATCGCGAGATGCTGTTCCGCTCGACCAGCGCCATGACCAACTACATTTCCGGCGTTATCCTCACCGAGGAAACCCTGGAGCAGTCGGCTGCCGACGGCACCGCCTTCCGCGCCATCCTGGCCGATACCGATGTCATCCCCGGCATCAAGGTCGACCGCGGCGCCTTCCCGATGCCGGGCGACAATGGCGAGAAAATCACCGAGGGTCTCGACGGTCTGCGCCAGCGCTTGGTGCGCTATGCCCAGCTCGGCGCCGGCTTTGCCAAGTGGCGCGCCGTGATCACCATCAACGACGTCGCGCCCACCCGCAACAATATCCGCGCCAATGCCCATGCCTTGGCGCGCTACGCCATCCTCTGCCAGGAAGCCGGCATCGTGCCGGTCGTGGAGCCTGAAGTGGTCGGCGACGGCGATCCGGGCAATCACTCGCTTGAACGCTGCGCTTCGGTGACTGGCGACGTACTCGAGAACGTGTTCAAGGAACTGCGTCTCGCCGGCGTCGATCTCGGCGGCATGTTGCTCAAGCCGAACATGGTGCTCCCGGGCATCAATTCGCGCGAACGCCCGAGCGTCGAGGATGTCGCCAAGCGCACCGTCGCCGTCCTGCGCGAGCATGTTCCGGCCGCTGTTCCCGGCATCGCCTTCCTTTCGGGCGGCCAGACCGACGAAGAAGCCACGGCCCATCTGTCGGCCATGAACCAGATCTCGGGCAAGCCCTGGCCGATGACCTTCTCCTACGGTCGCGCCCTGCAGAACGTTGCGCTACGCACCTGGGCCGGCCGCCGCGAGAATTTCCCGCAGGCCCAGGCCGCCTTCACCCATCGTGCCCATATGAATTCGCTGGCTGCCCTTGGCACCTGGACCGGCGAACTCGATCGGGCAGCCTAG
- a CDS encoding cation:proton antiporter encodes MFAQILIVIIVAIAITAFAERRNFQPVLLVAMVGLGASFIPGMPRLELAPEVILGFVLPPMLFSAARDFSFAEFTRRMGSITNLGVFLVFATTIIVGMAMAITVPGMTPLAALVLGAVIAPPDAVTAIAIGRRSALPVALMTVLKGESLINDAAALTLFAVLVAAASGTHAFIDNIILYFLYAAAVGIVLGMLLGHLAQLARRRLSNPSLATAVSIIVPFAAYLLAEELHASGVLAVVAAGFSLGHHNVQSGYAERMQETQFWRSVDTLLETFVFAYIGLQLRFVITDANEAGFELLPLLGVAAILLAVITLVRFAWIFGSSVIARRRHVALLRKLNDPATWAKFEARFASRGRKLDQEQMIRLQQRPLTWRENLVLSWTGMRGVVTLAAAAGVPVLTATGADFPDREAIVALAFLVTIGTLLLQGLTLPWLIKRLDVADPGDARFEAEQHEKATDLAHAATAEALETYRLANPSPQSQRLVQLMGQRMQQTASTEAKDQQRPGFDPGETLTLGKLLLEARRSRLIAARDAGELDDTIVREMLETMDLEQAFMDTWDSPGR; translated from the coding sequence ATGTTTGCGCAAATCCTTATCGTCATCATCGTGGCCATCGCCATCACCGCCTTTGCCGAACGGCGCAATTTCCAGCCCGTTCTACTTGTCGCCATGGTGGGGCTAGGGGCTTCGTTCATTCCCGGCATGCCCAGGCTGGAGCTGGCGCCGGAAGTCATTCTAGGCTTCGTGCTGCCGCCCATGCTGTTCTCGGCGGCGCGGGACTTCTCCTTCGCCGAATTCACCCGTCGCATGGGGTCGATCACCAATCTGGGGGTCTTCCTGGTCTTTGCCACGACGATCATCGTCGGCATGGCGATGGCGATCACCGTGCCGGGCATGACGCCGCTGGCGGCCTTGGTGCTCGGCGCCGTCATCGCCCCGCCCGACGCGGTAACCGCCATAGCCATCGGCCGCCGCTCTGCCCTGCCGGTGGCGCTGATGACCGTGCTCAAGGGCGAAAGCCTCATCAACGATGCCGCGGCACTGACCCTCTTCGCCGTGCTGGTTGCCGCCGCCAGCGGCACCCATGCCTTCATCGACAACATCATCCTCTACTTCCTCTATGCGGCGGCGGTCGGCATCGTGCTGGGCATGCTGCTCGGGCATCTGGCCCAGCTGGCACGGCGTCGATTGAGCAATCCCTCGCTGGCCACGGCGGTGTCGATCATCGTGCCGTTTGCCGCCTACCTGCTGGCCGAGGAACTGCACGCCTCGGGCGTCCTTGCCGTCGTGGCGGCCGGGTTCTCGCTTGGTCACCACAATGTGCAGTCGGGCTATGCCGAGCGCATGCAGGAGACCCAGTTCTGGCGCAGTGTCGATACGCTGCTCGAAACCTTCGTCTTCGCCTATATCGGCCTCCAGTTGCGCTTCGTGATCACCGACGCCAATGAGGCCGGTTTCGAGCTGCTGCCGTTGCTGGGCGTGGCAGCCATCCTGCTGGCGGTCATTACCCTGGTTCGGTTCGCCTGGATTTTCGGATCTTCGGTGATTGCGCGGCGCCGTCATGTGGCGTTGCTGCGCAAGCTCAACGATCCGGCAACCTGGGCGAAATTCGAGGCCCGCTTTGCCAGTCGCGGACGCAAGCTGGACCAGGAGCAGATGATCCGACTGCAGCAACGCCCGCTGACCTGGCGGGAAAACCTGGTTCTGTCCTGGACCGGCATGCGCGGCGTGGTGACCCTGGCCGCGGCGGCCGGTGTGCCGGTATTGACCGCCACCGGCGCGGACTTCCCCGATCGCGAGGCCATAGTGGCGCTGGCGTTTCTGGTGACCATCGGCACCCTGCTGCTGCAGGGCCTGACCCTGCCCTGGCTGATCAAGCGGCTGGATGTGGCCGACCCGGGTGACGCGCGTTTCGAGGCCGAGCAGCACGAGAAGGCCACCGACCTTGCCCATGCTGCGACCGCCGAAGCGCTGGAAACCTATCGCCTCGCCAACCCCTCGCCGCAGAGCCAGCGCCTGGTCCAGCTCATGGGCCAGCGCATGCAACAGACGGCCAGCACGGAAGCCAAGGATCAGCAGCGCCCGGGCTTCGACCCCGGCGAGACCTTGACCCTGGGCAAATTGCTGCTCGAAGCCCGCCGCAGCCGGCTCATCGCCGCCCGCGACGCGGGCGAGCTGGACGACACCATCGTGCGGGAAATGCTCGAGACCATGGATCTCGAACAGGCCTTCATGGATACCTGGGATAGTCCCGGGCGCTAA
- a CDS encoding cell division protein ZapA: MPEVNVEINGRKYRMACEEGQQKHLIGLAERLNGHVEQLKGAVGEIGDNRLTVMAGIAVVDELVEAERKIKALEAEVLVLTRAGQEVAAEIETLEEKFAAKLSDAARALEGVAGVLDDAAPLPQG; the protein is encoded by the coding sequence ATGCCCGAAGTCAATGTCGAGATTAATGGCCGCAAGTATCGCATGGCCTGCGAAGAGGGCCAACAAAAGCACCTGATCGGCCTGGCCGAGCGGCTCAATGGGCATGTCGAGCAGCTCAAGGGCGCCGTGGGCGAGATCGGCGACAACCGGCTGACCGTCATGGCCGGTATCGCTGTTGTGGACGAACTGGTCGAGGCCGAGCGCAAGATCAAGGCGCTGGAGGCCGAAGTGCTCGTGCTGACCCGGGCCGGGCAAGAGGTTGCCGCCGAGATCGAAACGCTGGAAGAGAAATTCGCGGCCAAGCTCAGTGACGCTGCCCGGGCGCTTGAAGGCGTGGCCGGAGTTCTCGACGACGCGGCGCCATTGCCGCAGGGTTAG
- a CDS encoding phosphoglycerate kinase produces the protein MSATFKTLDELDLKNKRVLLRADLNVPVANGKVTDATRIERLVPTIREIVKYDGKAILLSHFGRPKGKVDPEFSLEQVCEAVANQTGHPVGFVATDWVDVADAQKAIDSAPAGSVLILENTRFHPGEEANDVDLAKRMASLGDVYVNDAFSAAHRAHASTEALAKLLPAAAGLAMQAELEALEAGLGKPKKPVIAVVGGAKVSSKIDLLENLVTKVDGLVIGGGMANTFLHAQGHGVGKSLAEKDLAETALRIMDKAIDSGCAIILPIDAVVAWHFKADTPTRLYGVDAIDPDGMVLDIGPISIDRVNAAIDDAHTVVWNGPMGAFEMNPFDAGTVAIAKHVAKRTHDGKLISVAGGGDTVAALAHAGVKDDFTYVSTAGGAFLEWMEGKPLPGVEALKK, from the coding sequence GTGAGCGCAACCTTCAAGACCCTCGACGAACTCGACCTCAAGAATAAGCGCGTGCTGCTCCGTGCCGATCTCAACGTCCCGGTCGCCAATGGCAAGGTCACCGACGCCACCCGCATCGAGCGCCTGGTCCCCACCATCCGCGAAATCGTCAAGTATGACGGCAAGGCCATCCTGCTCAGCCACTTCGGCCGTCCCAAGGGCAAGGTCGACCCCGAATTCTCGCTGGAGCAGGTCTGCGAGGCGGTCGCCAACCAGACCGGGCATCCGGTCGGCTTCGTCGCCACCGATTGGGTTGACGTCGCCGATGCCCAGAAGGCTATCGACTCCGCTCCGGCGGGCTCGGTGCTGATCCTCGAAAACACCCGCTTTCATCCCGGCGAAGAGGCCAACGACGTCGACCTCGCCAAGCGCATGGCCAGCCTCGGCGACGTCTATGTCAACGACGCTTTCTCCGCTGCCCACCGCGCCCATGCCTCGACCGAAGCGCTGGCCAAACTGCTGCCCGCCGCAGCCGGCCTTGCCATGCAGGCCGAACTCGAGGCGCTTGAAGCCGGCCTCGGCAAGCCAAAAAAGCCCGTGATCGCCGTTGTCGGCGGCGCCAAGGTGTCCTCCAAGATCGACCTGCTGGAAAACCTCGTGACCAAGGTCGATGGCCTGGTCATCGGCGGCGGCATGGCCAATACGTTCCTCCATGCCCAGGGCCATGGCGTCGGCAAGTCCCTGGCCGAAAAGGACCTGGCCGAAACCGCCTTGCGCATCATGGACAAAGCCATCGATAGCGGCTGCGCCATCATCCTGCCCATCGACGCCGTCGTCGCCTGGCACTTCAAGGCCGACACCCCGACGCGCCTTTACGGCGTCGACGCCATCGACCCCGACGGCATGGTCCTTGATATCGGCCCCATCTCCATCGATCGCGTCAACGCCGCCATCGACGATGCGCACACCGTGGTCTGGAACGGCCCGATGGGCGCATTCGAGATGAACCCGTTCGATGCCGGCACCGTCGCCATCGCCAAGCACGTCGCCAAGCGCACCCATGATGGCAAGCTGATCTCGGTGGCCGGTGGCGGCGACACCGTCGCGGCACTCGCTCATGCCGGCGTCAAGGACGACTTCACCTACGTCTCCACCGCCGGCGGCGCTTTCCTCGAATGGATGGAAGGCAAGCCCCTGCCGGGTGTGGAAGCACTGAAGAAGTAA
- a CDS encoding GyrI-like domain-containing protein has protein sequence MSKIDFRKTVDSYRATKTIELIDVPPMTFVMVDGSGNPNTAPAYQTAIEWLYSTSYALKFASKAALGQDYVVPPLEGLWWADDPADFVARRKDNWRWTMMIMAPDFLTQTMFEQAVAKSAGKLGERPQTLRLETLNEGACLQVLHIGSYDDEGPTLAQLHDVEMPARNLAFNGHHHEIYLSDARRTAPAKLKTILRQPVRRD, from the coding sequence ATGTCCAAAATCGATTTCCGCAAGACCGTCGATAGCTATCGCGCCACCAAGACAATCGAGCTCATCGATGTCCCGCCCATGACCTTCGTCATGGTAGATGGATCAGGCAATCCCAACACCGCCCCGGCCTATCAAACCGCCATCGAGTGGCTCTATTCGACCAGCTACGCGCTCAAGTTCGCATCCAAGGCAGCGCTCGGTCAGGACTATGTCGTACCGCCACTCGAGGGCCTCTGGTGGGCCGACGACCCCGCTGACTTCGTCGCCCGCCGCAAGGACAACTGGCGCTGGACCATGATGATCATGGCACCCGACTTCCTGACCCAGACCATGTTCGAACAAGCCGTCGCCAAATCGGCCGGCAAGCTCGGTGAACGACCCCAGACATTGCGGCTCGAAACCCTCAACGAAGGCGCATGCCTGCAGGTGCTGCATATCGGCAGCTACGATGACGAGGGTCCCACGCTCGCGCAGCTGCACGATGTCGAAATGCCAGCCCGCAACCTCGCCTTTAATGGCCACCACCACGAAATCTACCTGAGCGACGCCAGGCGCACCGCGCCAGCCAAGCTCAAGACCATCCTGCGCCAACCGGTTCGCCGGGACTGA
- a CDS encoding type II toxin-antitoxin system ParD family antitoxin — MATMNVSLPDAMKRWVEDQVQTGRYGNASDYVRDLVRRDQDRAEARETLQQMVNDALASGRVQMTRDELVARMRSKARAAVEQKKSA; from the coding sequence ATGGCCACGATGAATGTTTCCCTGCCTGATGCGATGAAGCGGTGGGTCGAAGATCAGGTGCAAACCGGTCGCTACGGCAATGCCAGCGACTATGTGCGGGATCTGGTTCGGCGCGATCAGGACCGGGCGGAAGCGCGCGAGACGCTGCAGCAGATGGTGAACGATGCGCTGGCAAGCGGCAGGGTCCAAATGACCCGCGATGAGCTGGTGGCGCGCATGCGGTCGAAGGCCAGAGCCGCCGTCGAGCAAAAAAAGAGCGCGTAG